Proteins from one Candidatus Culexarchaeum yellowstonense genomic window:
- a CDS encoding 3-hydroxyacyl-CoA dehydrogenase NAD-binding domain-containing protein, translating to MSRALFLKEKDLESFEEREKYIITVVGCGRMGLPTACLFADAGFKVICMDLNPEIVDQINRGISPFLEPNLERLIKKNLREGHLTATSDPKSSIPKSDIIIIVVNTPINDKKRPDYSNLENACRDIGLNLKPGS from the coding sequence ATGTCTAGGGCTTTATTTCTTAAGGAGAAAGATCTGGAGTCTTTTGAGGAGCGCGAGAAATATATTATTACCGTTGTTGGATGTGGAAGAATGGGGCTTCCAACAGCATGCTTGTTTGCAGATGCGGGCTTCAAAGTTATATGCATGGATCTTAATCCCGAAATTGTGGATCAAATTAATAGAGGAATCAGTCCCTTCCTTGAGCCTAATTTAGAGAGGCTCATAAAGAAGAATCTGAGGGAGGGACATTTAACAGCCACAAGCGATCCGAAATCATCGATTCCAAAAAGCGATATAATAATAATCGTGGTTAATACGCCTATTAATGATAAAAAAAGACCGGACTACTCCAACCTTGAGAATGCGTGCAGGGATATAGGATTAAATCTTAAGCCGGGATCG